One part of the Malus sylvestris chromosome 2, drMalSylv7.2, whole genome shotgun sequence genome encodes these proteins:
- the LOC126594442 gene encoding kinesin-like protein KIN-13B: MNAVGRQMSRSSSSMHHHRRQYSDHFTDAPSKWLQSTSLSQDFELYGTRMSRQSHRNGNERSPPGASTPPPIPSRSSSMRRNGDDRVSPSELSPGLLNINSFDTELLPEATSRSRVLPENNLLKSFSADKERGNTSNVAKIKVVVRKRPLNKKEFAKKEEDIITIEPHSNALTVHETKLKVDLTEYVERHEFVFDAVLNEDVSNDEVYFETVKPIVPLIFQRTKATCFAYGQTGNGKTYTMQPLPLKASQDILRLMLETYRNQGFQLFVSFFEIYGGKLFDLLNDRKKLCMREDGKQQVCIVGLQEYRVSNVDTVREFIEKGNSTRSTGTTGANEESSRSHAILQLCVKRSADGTETKPARLVGKLSFIDLAGSERGADTTDNDKQTRMEGAEINKSLLALKECIRALDSDQGHIPFRGSKLTEVLRDSFVGDSRTVMISCISPSSGSCEHTLNTLRYADRVKSLSKGGGSKRHQLTSLSNLRDSTTMPLSSSLPNDTTFEDDMTYVPNEQSSFGWSKQITEREPSAKMNSDRIPSGRAEGKFSTSVSNYYKAPIGGRNGIGQDDFDYPEQTYEQAKPSRGNSKKVETYQQSALEEKRKIGSQMKWTDMPDFEATNSHSEDDLNAVLQEEEDLVTAHRRQVEHTIDIVREEMNLLVQADQPGNPIDDYICKLNAILSQKAAGILQLQAQLAQFQRHLNDHSVLVSSSSSSSN, from the exons ATGAATGCGGTGGGGAGACAGATGTCGCGATCTAGTTCGTCAATGCACCACCACCGTCGTCAGTACTCGGACCACTTCACGGACGCGCCGTCCAAGTGGCTGCAGTCCACCAGCCTCTCACAG GACTTCGAGCTGTACGGGACGAGAATGAGCAGGCAGAGTCATAGAAACGGCAATGAGCGATCGCCACCGGGGGCTTCGACGCCGCCGCCGATTCCGTCGCGATCGTCGAGCATGAGAAGGAACGGCGACGATCGAGTTTCGCCGAGTGAGCTCAGCCCTGGCTTGCTTAATATTAATTCATTTGACACTGAGCTATTACCTGAG GCTACGAGCAGATCACGAGTTTTGCCCGAGAATAATCTTCTCAAGAGTTTCTCAGCAGATAAAGAAAGGGGCAATACTAGTAATGTTGCTAAAATCAAAGTTGTG GTACGCAAGAGACCGCTAAATAAAAAGGAATTCgcgaagaaagaggaagacatTATCACAATCGAACCTCATTCTAACGCTCTCACGGTTCATGAAACCAAACTTAAG GTTGACTTAACAGAATATGTTGAGAGACAcgaatttgtttttgatgctGTGCTGAACGAAGATGTTTCAAATGATGAG GTATACTTTGAAACTGTGAAGCCAATAGTTCCATTGATTTTCCAGCGAACAAAAGCGACTTGCTTTGCATATGGGCAAACGGGCAA TGGGAAGACTTATACTATGCAACCACTGCCCCTTAAAGCATCCCAAGATATTCTAAGATTAATGCTTGAAACATACCGAAACCAAGGTTTTCAGTTATTTGTTAGTTTCTTCGAGATATATGGAGGGAAACTTTTTGATCTTCTAAATGATCGAAA AAAGCTTTGCATGAGGGAAGATGGTAAGCAGCAAGTGTGCATCGTTGGTTTGCAAGAGTATAGGGTGTCAAATGTGGACACCGTCAGGGAGTTTATTGAGAAAGGAAATTCCACAAGAAGTACTGGTACTACTGGTGCGAATGAGGAGTCTTCCCGATCACATGCTATACTTCAGCTTTGTGTAAAGAGATCAGCTGATGGAACTGAAACAAAGCCTGCCCGGCTTGTAGGCAAGCTATCTTTCATAGACCTTGCTGGAAGTGAACGCGGTGCAGATACTACGGATAATGATAAACAGACAAG AATGGAAGGTGCTGAAATTAATAAAAGCTTACTTGCCTTAAAAGAATGCATCAGAGCTCTCGACAGTGACCAAGGCCACATTCCTTTCAGAGGGAGTAAGTTGACTGAAGTTCTTAGAGATTCATTTGTCGGTGATTCACGCACCGTTATGATATCATGCATTTCACCAAGCTCGGGATCATGTGAGCACACTCTCAACACACTAAGATATGCTGACAG GGTGAAGAGTTTATCAAAAGGGGGCGGCTCCAAAAGGCATCAATTGACTTCGTTGTCAAACCTTAGAGACTCAACCACAATGCCCTTGTCTTCGTCTTTGCCAAATGACACAACCTTTGAAGATGACATGACTTATGTCCCTAATGAACAGAGCAGCTTTGGTTGGTCCAAACAGATTACTGAGAGAGAACCCTCTGCAAAAATGAACTCAGATCGTATACCTAGCGGGAGGGCAGAAGGAAAATTTTCTACATCTGTATCAAATTATTACAAGGCTCCAATAGGTGGTAGAAATGGCATAGGCCAAGATGATTTTGACTACCCCGAGCAGACCTATGAACAAGCTAAACCATCACGGGGAAATAGTAAGAAGGTAGAAACCTACCAACAATCAGCTCTCGAAGAAAAGCGAAAGATTGGTAGTCAGATGAAATGGACAGATATGCCTGATTTTGAGGCTACGAACTCTCATTCTGAAGATGATCTTAACGCCGTTTTACAG GAGGAAGAAGACCTTGTGACTGCTCACCGAAGACAAGTAGAGCATACGATAGACATTGTTAGGGAG GAGATGAATCTGCTGGTTCAAGCTGATCAACCAGGCAACCCGATTGATGACTATATATGCAAATTGAATGCCATACTTTCTCAGAAGGCTGCAGGAATTCTTCAACTGCAGGCTCAGTTGGCTCAATTTCAGCGGCATCTGAATGATCACAGCGTTTTagtatcttcttcttcttcgtcaaGTAACTAA
- the LOC126594501 gene encoding uncharacterized protein LOC126594501, with translation MAMASSCLSALSCVSPSCSLSNWRRKQSSLSPTRSSSPSSALWFDSRRRRRSQVVRMAPDEEKLTRRNPLDFPIEWERPKPGRRPDIFPQFSPMKTPLPPPMPYDPPEEDEDEEEKKEEEEEEQEQEEESPEKIDPDKNNI, from the exons ATGGCTATGGCGTCGAGCTGCCTCTCAGCGCTAAGCTGCGTGTCTCCTAGCTGCAGTTTGTCGAATTGGAGACGAAAGCAATCTTCTTTATCCCCAACAAGGTCGTCGTCTCCTTCCTCCGCCCTGTGGTTCGATTCTCGCCGGCGTCGGAGGAGTCAGGTGGTGCGTATGGCACCGGATGAGGAGAAGCTCACCCGCCGCAACCCTCTCGATTTCCCGATT GAGTGGGAGAGGCCGAAGCCGGGGCGGAGGCCTGACATTTTCCCGCAGTTCAGTCCTATGAAGACGCCTCTGCCGCCTCCTATGCCGTATGACCCGCCggaagaagacgaagacgaggaggagaagaaggaggaggaggaagaggagcaAGAGCAGGAGGAGGAATCTCCGGAGAAGATTGACCCAGATAAGAACAATATTTAA
- the LOC126587963 gene encoding uncharacterized protein LOC126587963 translates to MRLNVVLILKIFSCFCMQSFLSSSHAQALDFPVLLQQGQLLPDQDKNFLVSENGGFFKLGFLSPGTSSASGATSDRYLGIFYTRLPSHPDAVWLANPKTPISDSSGVFTLDSDGKLKIMYSGGEISVSDSNQTVSGNVTASLLDTGNLVLQEFASNGAFGSVLWQSFDHPTNTLLPGMKLGMNFKTGQNWTLFSWLSDQVPEPGAFKLGMDPGAADQLVIWRRGDVYWTSGVWNNGSFRGSPELTRRVDLFEFTFVSSKEEKYFSYSVKNTSTYSRWELSLQGLISQSVLAPNKTTWESTVTGPCKLNMNYPDAMCIEEKITECRNGSELFVPIRGYFAAVKFLYDDDDTSLAISDCHAACWRNCTCIGYESLYTDNGTGCVYMMEGAKFEENDYYGFTYILTIGRNSSKDGTPTEEGKKIGSAGSVAKKWWIWFIISITLSVTVLLLGYLCYIRKIKRRFMQHTGQEQGLSELRSQITRIGNVHRLKLGKSIGQEFQMFSFSGIVAATNNFSSGSKLGEGGFGPVYKGVLPDGQQVAVKRLARNSGQGLEEFRNEITLIAELQHRNLVRILGCCIQGEEKILIYEYLTNASLDAFLFDSTKGKHLDWQQRVNIIEGIAQGLLYLHKYSRVRIIHRDMKASNILLDGNMNPKISDFGMARIFEHNESTSKTKRIVGTYGYMPPEYAMKGIFSDKSDVYSFGVLLLEIVSGKKNTVFVSSTAGSLVVLAWDSWKQGDTQELKDTSLDSCPEDEVLKFIHLSLLCVQEYAADRPIMAEVVSMLTSDSMFFPDPKQPAYYISRSEVGPSRPDGRRPDMGSADYVPITVMEASFSLRVIISLARNITPMAARRSFLLLFFSCFFMQYLPPCYAEIVLYTLKQGEQLRDQESDHLVSQRGDFKLGFFSPGASSNLGATSNRFLGIWYSKLPNHPDAVWVGNPETPVVDSSGVFVLDSDGKMKIKHGGGEIIVWDYNQTASGNVTGYMMDTGNFMLREVASDGTPGKILWESFDYPSNTLLPGMKLGLDFRTGRNRTISSWFSDQVPTPGAFRLSVDPSSTNRLIIWRRDVVYWTSGIWESGSFQRAPELTSRADLFEFNFVSNAEEKYFTYTVKNNSTLSRWELNTWGQLLQSILGSDGTTWETTATSPCTSNPNYLDAVCIKQTTSECRNGSELFLPMRGYSDDAKLTYNDSNTNLDLSDCHATCWSDCTCVGYGPLYHNGSGCLYMREGVHYVKNDYFRVNYFATIANNSRDGAPTEKGSTKREWWIWCIVGIVIAVALLLLGYFCYTRKRKLQQVQQTDKAETIQEQGLLDLGSQINGLGDIFKLKFGKSRGLEFKMFSFPELVTATDDFSFARRLGEGGFGPVYKGVLPDGQQVAVKRLARHSGQGLEEFMNEITLIAELQHSNLVRLLGCCIQGEEKILIYEYLTNTSLDAFLFDSTRVYLLDWQRRINIIEGIAQGLLYLHKHSRVRVIHRDLKASNILLDESMKPKISDFGMARIFGQNESRANTNRVVGTYGYMSPEYAMNGIFSEKSDVYSFGVLLLEIVSGRKNTVFVSSTNLSLIELAWGLWKQGDCLEIRDTSMDSCPNDEVSKYVHVGLLCVQEYVADRPTMSEVLSMLTSDIIFLPDPKQPAFCVSKSESGSSQAERSDMGSSNGLSITVMEPR, encoded by the exons ATGAGACTCAATGTTGTGCTAATTCTGAAAATTTTCTCATGTTTCTGTATGCAGTCATTTTTATCTTCCTCTCATGCACAAGCCCTAGATTTTCCTGTACTGCTCCAGCAAGGGCAACTGCTACCCGATCAAGATAAGAATTTTCTTGTTTCGGAAAATGGCGGTTTCTTCAAGCTAGGGTTCTTGAGTCCTGGAACTTCAAGTGCTTCCGGTGCCACCAGCGATCGTTACTTGGGTATATTTTACACAAGGCTTCCAAGTCATCCAGATGCAGTGTGGTTGGCTAACCCTAAAACTCCGATCAGCGATTCATCGGGTGTTTTCACATTGGATAGTGATGGAAAGTTGAAGATTATGTACAGTGGGGGGGAAATATCTGTGTCAGATTCCAATCAAACAGTTTCAGGTAATGTGACTGCCTCTTTACTAGACACAGGAAATCTTGTGTTACAAGAATTTGCTTCCAATGGAGCATTCGGAAGCGTTTTATGGCAAAGTTTTGATCATCCGACCAACACATTGTTGCCCGGAATGAAATTAGGCATGAACTTCAAGACAGGACAGAATTGGACACTTTTTTCATGGTTGAGTGATCAAGTCCCTGAGCCAGGCGCTTTCAAGCTAGGCATGGATCCTGGTGCCGCCGACCAACTGGTCATCTGGCGGCGAGGGGATGTGTACTGGACTAGTGGTGTATGGAACAATGGTAGTTTTCGAGGATCCCCTGAATTGACAAGAAGGGTTGATTTGTTTGAGTTTACTTTTGTTTCAAGCAAAGAGGAGAAGTACTTTTCTTATTCCGTGAAAAATACTTCTACATATTCAAGGTGGGAACTGAGTTTACAGGGGCTAATTTCGCAGTCCGTTTTAGCCCCAAATAAGACTACTTGGGAGAGCACAGTTACCGGTCCATGCAAATTGAACATGAATTATCCGGATGCAATGTGCATAGAGGAGAAGATTACAGAATGCAGGAACGGTTCTGAGCTGTTTGTGCCGATAAGAGGTTATTTTGCTGCGGTCAAATTCCTATACGATGATGACGATACTAGCTTGGCTATTAGCGATTGTCATGCTGCCTGCTGGAGAAACTGCACCTGTATCGGATATGAAAGTTTGTATACCGACAATGGGACTGGATGTGTGTATATGATGGAAGGAGCAAAATTTGAAGAGAATGATTACTATGGCTTTACTTATATCCTTACTATAGGGAGGAATAGTAGCAAAG ATGGAACTCCTactgaagaaggaaaaaaaatcggATCAGCAGGAAGTGTAGCGAAAAAATGGTGGATATGGTTTATCATAAGCATTACACTTTCTGTGACAGTGCTACTTTTAGGTTACTTGTGCtacataaggaaaatcaaacgTAGATTCATGCAACACACCG GCCAAGAGCAAGGATTAAGTGAGTTGAGATCTCAAATTACCAGAATCGGCAATGTACACAGGCTCAAACTAGGCAAAAGTATAGGCCAGGAGTTTCAGATGTTCAGTTTCTCTGGAATAGTAGCTGCAACGAATAATTTCTCATCTGGCAGCAAGCTCGGAGAGGGTGGTTTTGGACCAGTTTACAAG GGTGTGTTACCAGATGGCCAACAGGTAGCAGTAAAGAGACTAGCCAGAAATTCGGGACAGGGACTAGAAGAATTCAGGAACGAGATTACACTTATAGCTGAACTTCAACACCGAAATCTTGTTCGGATTCTTGGTTGTTGCATTCAAGGAGAAGAGAAGATTTTGATCTATGAGTACCTGACTAATGCAAGCTTGGATGCCTTCCTTTTCG ATTCAACTAAAGGGAAGCATTTAGATTGGCAACAACGTGTGAACATAATCGAAGGGATTGCGCAAGGACTTCTCTATCTTCACAAGTATTCTAGAGTTAGAATCATACACAGAGATATGAAAGCTAGCAACATATTACTTGACGGAAACATGAATCCTAAGATATCAGATTTTGGAATGGCCAGAATTTTCGAACATAATGAATCCACATCAAAGACAAAGAGAATTGTAGGAACATA CGGTTATATGCCTCCGGAGTATGCCATGAAAGGCATTTTCTCTGACAAGTCCGACGTTTACAGCTTTGGAGTTCTATTGCTGGAGATTGTGAGTGGCAAAAAGAACACTGTTTTCGTTTCATCTACTGCTGGTAGCCTTGTTGTACTG GCTTGGGATTCGTGGAAACAAGGTGACACTCAAGAGCTAAAGGACACGTCGTTAGACTCGTGCCCTGAAGACgaagttttgaagtttattcatttgagtcTGCTATGTGTGCAAGAGTATGCAGCAGATAGACCTATCATGGCAGAAGTCGTATCCATGCTCACAAGCGATTCCATGTTTTTCCCTGATCCGAAACAACCTGCATACTACATTTCGAGAAGTGAAGTTGGGCCATCGAGGCCTGATGGGAGGCGGCCGGACATGGGTTCAGCAGATTATGTGCCTATAACTGTGATGGAAGCCAG TTTCTCCTTACGTGTCATTATATCATTAGCACGAAACATTACT CCGATGGCTGCACGGAGAAGCTTTCTGCTGCTGTTTTTCTCATGTTTCTTCATGCAGTATCTTCCCCCTTGTTATGCAGAAATAGTGCTGTACACGCTCAAGCAAGGGGAGCAGCTACGGGACCAGGAAAGCGATCACCTCGTTTCTCAGCGCGGTGACTTCAAGCTAGGGTTCTTCAGTCCCGGCGCTTCGAGTAACCTGGGTGCTACGAGCAATCGGTTCTTGGGAATATGGTATAGCAAACTACCAAATCATCCGGATGCGGTGTGGGTGGGAAACCCTGAAACTCCGGTCGTGGATTCATCTGGAGTGTTTGTGTTGGATAGTGATGGGAAAATGAAGATCAAACATGGTGGAGGGGAGATTATTGTATGGGATTACAATCAGACAGCTTCCGGTAATGTGACTGGTTATATGATGGATACCGGAAACTTTATGTTAAGAGAGGTAGCATCGGATGGAACACCTGGAAAGATTTTATGGGAAAGTTTTGATTATCCATCAAACACATTGTTACCTGGAATGAAGTTAGGGCTGGACTTTAGGACCGGGCGTAATCGAACAATTTCTTCATGGTTCAGCGATCAAGTGCCTACGCCAGGTGCTTTCAGGCTTAGTGTGGATCCCAGTAGCACCAACCGGTTAATCATCTGGCGGCGAGACGTTGTATACTGGACCAGTGGGATCTGGGAAAGTGGAAGTTTTCAGAGGGCCCCTGAACTCACAAGCAGGGCTGATTTGTTCGAGTTCAATTTTGTTTCAAATGCAGAGGAGAAGTACTTCACTTATACTGTTAAAAACAACTCAACTCTTTCGAGATGGGAACTCAATACTTGGGGCCAACTCCTGCAGTCGATTTTAGGCTCAGACGGTACTACATGGGAAACCACAGCTACAAGTCCATGTACGTCCAACCCAAATTATCTGGATGCTGTGTGCATAAAGCAGACGACCTCTGAATGCAGGAATGGTTCTGAGCTATTTCTACCGATGAGAGGCTACTCAGATGATGCTAAGTTGACGTATAATGATAGTAATACTAACTTGGATCTTAGCGATTGTCACGCAACTTGCTGGAGTGATTGCACCTGTGTCGGCTACGGACCTTTATATCACAATGGGTCTGGATGTCTGTATATGAGAGAAGGAGTACATTATGTCAAGAACGATTACTTTAGAGTTAATTACTTCGCTACTATAGCAAATAATAGCAGAG ATGGAGCACCTACCGAAAAAGGAAGTACAAAGAGAGAATGGTGGATATGGTGTATAGTAGGCATTGTAATTGCAGTGGCACTGCTACTTTTGGGGTACTTCTGCTacacaaggaaaagaaaacttcAACAAGTGCAACAAACTG ACAAGGCGGAAACAATCCAAGAGCAAGGATTACTTGACTTGGGATCCCAAATCAACGGATTGGGTGACATTTTCAAACTCAAATTCGGCAAAAGCCGAGGGCTGGAGTTTAAGATGTTCAGTTTTCCTGAATTAGTGACTGCAACAGATGACTTCTCATTTGCCCGAAGACTAGGAGAGGGTGGTTTTGGACCGGTCTACAAG GGTGTATTACCAGACGGGCAACAGGTAGCAGTAAAGAGACTTGCAAGACATTCAGGACAAGGATTGGAAGAATTCATGAATGAGATAACACTTATAGCTGAACTTCAACATAGTAATCTTGTTCGGCTTTTGGGTTGTTGCATTCAAGGAGAAGAGAAAATTCTGATCTACGAATACCTGACAAATACAAGCTTGGATGCGTTCCTCTTTG ATTCCACTAGAGTGTATCTCTTAGATTGGCAGAGGCGCATCAACATCATTGAAGGGATTGCACAAGGACTTCTTTATCTTCATAAGCACTCTCGAGTAAGAGTCATACACAGAGATCTGAAAGCTAGCAACATTTTACTCGACGAAAGCATGAAACCTAAGATATCAGACTTTGGAATGGCCAGAATCTTTGGACAGAATGAGTCCAGAGCAAATACAAACAGAGTTGTAGGAACATA CGGCTATATGTCTCCAGAATATGCCATGAATGGCATTTTCTCCGAGAAGTCTGATGTATACAGCTTTGGAGTTTTACTGCTAGAGATTGTTAGTGGCAGAAAGAACACTGTTTTTGTTTCATCTACTAATCTCAGCCTTATTGAACTT GCTTGGGGCTTATGGAAACAAGGTGACTGTCTAGAGATAAGGGACACATCAATGGACTCGTGCCCAAATGACGAAGTTTCGAAATATGTTCATGTTGGTCTGCTATGTGTGCAAGAATACGTAGCAGATAGACCTACCATGTCAGAAGTCCTATCCATGCTCACAAGTGATATCATCTTTTTACCTGATCCAAAACAACCTGCATTCTGCGTCTCAAAAAGTGAATCCGGATCATCACAAGCTGAAAGGTCGGATATGGGTTCATCAAATGGTCTATCTATAACTGTCATGGAACCTAGATAA